CTCGCCTGGACGCTTTTCTGACCGGTGAACTGACCCCGCGTTATTCGCGCGCGCAGATCGCACGTGCCATCAAGGCCGGACTGGTGGTGGTAAACCATCGCCCCGCCCGCGCCTCGGCCGCCGTGCGCGAAGGCGACCTGATCGAACTGTTGGACCCGCCGCCGGTCGCTACGGTGCAATCGCGCGCCCCCGTCGCCGGGCCAATCGAGATCCTGTATAGCGACGACGAAATGATCTTTGTCAACAAACCGCCCGGGATGGTGGTCCATCATTCGGCCGGCCATCCCGATTCGACCCTGGTCGATGCGCTGCTGGCGCGCTTTCCCGAGCTCGCCCAAGTCCGTGAGTTGGATGGCTCCACGCGGGCGGGAATTGTTCATCGCTTGGACATGGATACCTCGGGAGTAATGGTGGTGGCACGCACCAGCGCGGCGCGCGCCGCCTTGAGTGCCCAGTTCGCGCGTCGCGAGGTCAGCAAAATATATTTGGCACTATGCCTGGGCCATCTGGCGCGCGCAGCGCTGCGGCTGGAGATGCCTATCGGGCGCCATCCGATCGACCGCAAGCGGATGGCGGTGCGGGCGCGGGTAGTGCGCCCGGCGTTGAGCGAAGTGCGGCTGCTGGCTGTACGGGAGCTGGCGGCAGGCAACGTGCCACTGAGTGTAGTCGCAGTGCGGCCGCGCAGTGGGCGGACTCACCAGATCCGAGTCCATCTTGCCGCCATCGGCCATCCTTGCCTGAGCGATCCGCTCTACGGCGGGCGCAAGGCGCAAGTGGCGGGGCTCGCGCGCCAAGCCTTGCATGCGATGGAGCTGAGTGTGGCCAAACCGACTGGTGGAGCGATGGTCACCGTCCGCGCCAGCCTGCCGGCAGACTTGGTCGCGGTGCTGGAAGCCAGCGGGATGGATGGCGAGGAACGAGCACAATTGGAAGATCTGGCCCGAGATTTCGCAGGTATCGAATCAGGCGGGTCGTAGCCGCCCGTGCGTCATCCGTGAGTGTCAGAACGCCGGGCCTAGTGTTTGCCCTACCATCATAAAGATTTTTCGCTGGTGCGATCGCGATGTGGCGCCGGTTCAGCATAAGCCCTGCGCTGTTTCACGCCGAAAGCATTTGTTTTGAAAATTAAAGCTCGCTGGTTCGGGCCTCAAGCGTAATCCAGTTTCATCCGTGCGAGGGAGGTCCTTCAGACCGATGAGCAAATCCCCCTCCTCCGGATTGAAGGGATATGGTTAAGATCGGAAGTCAGCCCTTACGCAGGGTGTTATATCAAGCGGCGTACCGCTCTCAGGTCAAGTTTTTGGCAGGCTGTTAGGGGGCTTGACTGCTCCGAGGTTCGAGACTGAGGACAGAGCGCAGCCTGGCTTTGGCCTCGCTCTGTCCTCGAGGGTCGCGGAGAGCCCGGAATCCCGGACTCTCTCGCCTCAGCATGTGTCGTTCCTACTGAGTCACCTGCCACAGACCGGCCGGCGTGGCAAAACGATCGTACTTGGTGTAGCGCGCGGGCACGTCCTGATCGAACCACCAATGCGAGTTGTCGACCAGGATTTCGGCGTTGCTCAGATTCTGAATGTCAGGATTGAGGTGTGCCCACATCCCACTGTAGAACGAGTAGCCGCCGCCCGGCACCGGTTTGGCGGGATTGAAGTTGAACTGACCGCGCCAGTAATTATTGTTCTGATCGAAGTCGTCGTAGGCTACGGTGATGGTCTGTTCCTTGTCCAACCAGATGTAGTGGTTGGCTTCGCAGTAGCCCTTGGCATACTGGGGCAGGCGTTGAGAAGCGACCTGCAGCCATTGCCGCACTTCCCAATGGCCGCCGGTCCGCTTGGTTGGCCACATCCCGTAACGCATATCCCAAACGCTCTCGCTGGAAGATGCTTGATTGAGCTTATCGGGGGGCACGACGTAGGTGATCTCGTACTTGGTGCCAAGGTACTGGTTTTTGAACCAGATGATCGGCAATTGCGCCCGCGAATGGTCGTCGTAACTGAAGTTGGAGGTGGCCGTGAACGGAGCGCAGCGGGCGGCCTGGGAGAGCTCGATCACGCGGCGGATGCTGGGAAGGTAAACCCAGTTCTGGGGAAACTTGTCGGGGTCGGTATAATCCCATTCCAAGCCGCTGAGGTATTGGTTTTGGGTCGGGAACTGCTGTTCGCTATAGCTGGCAAAGTACACGCCATCGGTGCTTCCCGGCGAATTTGGAATTGTCATCGGATAGCCGGCGTCGGTGACGTGCGAGAGCACGTAATTGCCCAACCACGATGAAGCTTCAGTGCGGTTGCCGTAGCGGTCCACCAGGATCGTGTGCAGTTGATCGGCGAACATCACCGCGGGTTGAAACTGCATGTAGGCATCGTATGCCATCTTGGCTCCTGCCGTCGGGTCGCTGGTGCTGAGCTGGCTGAAGGGAAAGGGCATGCCAGCGATGTAGCCCACCATGCGGTAGGCGCCGCCTTCTTCGGGTTCGAGTTTGACCTGCTTGCTGTATTTTTCGGTAGCGTCCCAGTAATTATGCGGCACCGGATAGGATTGGGTTGGTTCGATCACGATCTTGTAGTCGGGTGGCATCGTGTTCTGCGGCTCGTTCATGGTACAAGTATGGCCCAGAACTTCGGTCATATGATCGAGATACTTCTGGCA
This portion of the Candidatus Binataceae bacterium genome encodes:
- a CDS encoding RluA family pseudouridine synthase; protein product: MSGAPTLIAGRAAARLDAFLTGELTPRYSRAQIARAIKAGLVVVNHRPARASAAVREGDLIELLDPPPVATVQSRAPVAGPIEILYSDDEMIFVNKPPGMVVHHSAGHPDSTLVDALLARFPELAQVRELDGSTRAGIVHRLDMDTSGVMVVARTSAARAALSAQFARREVSKIYLALCLGHLARAALRLEMPIGRHPIDRKRMAVRARVVRPALSEVRLLAVRELAAGNVPLSVVAVRPRSGRTHQIRVHLAAIGHPCLSDPLYGGRKAQVAGLARQALHAMELSVAKPTGGAMVTVRASLPADLVAVLEASGMDGEERAQLEDLARDFAGIESGGS
- a CDS encoding DUF1329 domain-containing protein, which gives rise to MGKFTSLIVGVALLAGMGGSAAADPFAPIPAGTEITKANCQKYLDHMTEVLGHTCTMNEPQNTMPPDYKIVIEPTQSYPVPHNYWDATEKYSKQVKLEPEEGGAYRMVGYIAGMPFPFSQLSTSDPTAGAKMAYDAYMQFQPAVMFADQLHTILVDRYGNRTEASSWLGNYVLSHVTDAGYPMTIPNSPGSTDGVYFASYSEQQFPTQNQYLSGLEWDYTDPDKFPQNWVYLPSIRRVIELSQAARCAPFTATSNFSYDDHSRAQLPIIWFKNQYLGTKYEITYVVPPDKLNQASSSESVWDMRYGMWPTKRTGGHWEVRQWLQVASQRLPQYAKGYCEANHYIWLDKEQTITVAYDDFDQNNNYWRGQFNFNPAKPVPGGGYSFYSGMWAHLNPDIQNLSNAEILVDNSHWWFDQDVPARYTKYDRFATPAGLWQVTQ